A portion of the Sphaerochaeta pleomorpha str. Grapes genome contains these proteins:
- a CDS encoding alanyl-tRNA editing protein, producing MNTIATYYAQPYLKSLEAKVLAITEEGVVLDRTICYPEGGGQSGDRGSIGGCPLLDTIKDEQKHIFHKVQEPTFSVGDTVSIDLDWEHRYHYMQMHTAQHIASGILFSRFGIGTVSVHQGEKALTIETDTANIDETLCYQLEDAVNKAVVEAHPVSYEVHTQKEAEALPLRRTIKVKGDGIRLVVIEGIDTIACGGLHTENTREVGLFQYTAQEKIRGHVRLVFSVGQKALEDIRENRSVVMKLSALFSAPKENLAAVAEVALRQAVLDKSLLQRKGQRLAEVMLEALVTKAEKIEGIPVVLWKVIDDLDFKQIAQVFALYPDLALCAAKEEEGRLLWLVGLSGKASSLFDFPKERAALLTSFQGKGGGRPPLWQGMGMGEAADFLDSFRRLLE from the coding sequence ATGAACACCATCGCTACCTATTATGCACAACCCTATCTGAAAAGCCTCGAGGCAAAAGTGCTTGCCATCACCGAAGAAGGTGTGGTGCTGGATCGAACCATCTGTTATCCCGAAGGTGGGGGACAGAGCGGGGATAGGGGAAGTATTGGGGGATGTCCGCTTCTCGATACTATCAAGGACGAACAGAAACACATTTTCCACAAAGTCCAGGAGCCTACCTTTTCGGTTGGTGATACTGTTTCCATTGACCTTGACTGGGAACATCGCTACCATTATATGCAAATGCATACCGCACAGCATATTGCGAGCGGGATACTGTTTTCCCGCTTTGGGATCGGAACGGTAAGTGTACACCAAGGTGAAAAAGCCCTGACAATCGAAACCGACACCGCGAATATCGATGAGACACTCTGTTACCAGCTTGAGGATGCCGTGAACAAGGCTGTTGTTGAGGCTCATCCTGTTTCCTATGAAGTGCATACCCAAAAAGAGGCTGAGGCCTTGCCTTTGCGCCGCACAATAAAAGTGAAAGGCGACGGGATCCGGCTGGTGGTTATCGAAGGGATCGACACCATCGCCTGCGGGGGACTCCATACGGAAAATACCCGGGAAGTAGGGTTGTTCCAGTACACTGCACAGGAAAAAATCAGGGGGCATGTACGTCTGGTGTTTTCCGTTGGACAAAAAGCCCTTGAAGACATAAGGGAAAATCGCTCAGTGGTGATGAAACTCAGTGCGCTTTTCTCGGCTCCAAAAGAGAACCTGGCTGCAGTGGCAGAAGTTGCTTTACGTCAGGCTGTTCTGGATAAATCGCTGTTGCAGAGAAAAGGGCAACGACTTGCAGAGGTAATGCTTGAGGCCTTGGTAACAAAGGCAGAGAAAATAGAAGGTATTCCTGTGGTTCTCTGGAAAGTAATCGATGATCTTGATTTCAAACAGATAGCACAGGTGTTTGCCCTTTATCCAGATTTGGCTCTCTGTGCAGCAAAAGAAGAAGAAGGGAGACTGCTTTGGCTCGTAGGTCTCAGTGGAAAAGCTTCTTCCCTTTTCGATTTCCCCAAAGAACGTGCAGCGTTGCTTACTTCCTTCCAGGGGAAAGGGGGAGGACGCCCTCCCTTATGGCAAGGAATGGGAATGGGGGAGGCTGCAGACTTTCTTGATTCCTTTAGGAGACTTTTAGAATGA
- a CDS encoding trimeric intracellular cation channel family protein: MDKSGFDDTLLYMEMEQTIIYAFDIFGTLIFAITGAVKGVRCKLDILGVVVFACTVGCGGGMLRDVLIGATPVAALTNSSYIIVCVLVGLAVFFLAPTFVGRWRTILFCDALGLGVFTALGVAKGAMYGIGPVGQLLCGVFSAVGGGVIRDIMSRSVPSVLTSDFYATASLIGGVIYLLLERTSLGLLGKFLACTFLVLAIRLIAIKFKFHLPVAETALPVDDYLTMHRP; the protein is encoded by the coding sequence TTGGACAAGTCTGGTTTTGATGATACGCTTCTGTATATGGAAATGGAACAGACAATCATCTATGCATTCGATATTTTCGGGACACTCATCTTCGCAATAACCGGTGCGGTCAAAGGGGTGCGGTGCAAATTGGATATCCTCGGGGTAGTTGTGTTTGCCTGCACCGTAGGATGTGGGGGAGGCATGCTCCGCGACGTTCTCATCGGGGCAACACCCGTTGCCGCATTGACCAATAGTTCCTACATCATTGTATGTGTCCTGGTTGGTTTGGCGGTATTCTTTCTCGCCCCTACCTTCGTAGGAAGGTGGAGGACCATCCTCTTCTGCGATGCCCTTGGACTGGGGGTCTTTACCGCACTTGGTGTTGCCAAAGGCGCCATGTATGGCATCGGACCAGTCGGACAGCTTCTTTGTGGAGTGTTCTCAGCGGTCGGAGGTGGGGTCATACGGGATATTATGAGCAGGTCGGTGCCCTCGGTCCTCACCAGCGACTTCTATGCAACAGCCTCCCTTATCGGGGGTGTTATCTATCTGCTACTGGAACGAACCTCTCTCGGATTGTTAGGCAAGTTTCTGGCCTGTACGTTTTTGGTGCTGGCTATCAGGCTTATCGCCATCAAATTCAAGTTCCATCTGCCTGTGGCAGAGACTGCCCTGCCGGTCGACGATTACCTTACCATGCATCGCCCCTAA
- a CDS encoding DUF6657 family protein, which produces MAFIKSAWELALEKTETLQVDPEKIKHDLKVKEGRQLAAAFLMDIDITKEETLEKFSAYPAEEQKAVTEGMALTLLANLTLPRTEKFQESFAKITELGNIIAPENEDLTSLMGQLEAFFSQYFKNQEDMIERMKQQFAPQLEQKQAQLRQQYGPNFMLRPEQDPEFMKLLDKNLSQLDTQYNNILMQAKNQIKGILNIE; this is translated from the coding sequence ATGGCATTCATAAAATCAGCATGGGAACTCGCTTTGGAAAAGACAGAAACGCTGCAGGTAGACCCAGAGAAAATCAAGCATGATTTGAAAGTAAAGGAAGGTCGCCAGCTAGCTGCCGCATTCCTCATGGATATCGATATCACCAAAGAAGAGACGTTGGAGAAATTCTCAGCCTACCCGGCAGAGGAACAGAAAGCAGTAACGGAAGGCATGGCCCTGACTTTGCTTGCAAATCTCACGTTGCCAAGAACTGAAAAGTTTCAGGAGAGTTTTGCAAAAATTACAGAACTCGGAAACATTATAGCCCCTGAAAACGAAGACCTAACCAGCCTCATGGGGCAGCTTGAGGCTTTCTTTTCCCAGTATTTCAAAAACCAGGAAGATATGATCGAGCGAATGAAACAGCAGTTTGCACCTCAGCTTGAACAAAAGCAGGCACAATTGCGCCAGCAATATGGTCCGAATTTCATGCTCCGTCCAGAACAAGACCCTGAATTCATGAAGCTTTTGGATAAAAACCTTTCCCAGCTCGATACCCAGTACAACAACATCCTCATGCAGGCCAAAAACCAGATCAAGGGAATCCTCAATATCGAATAG
- a CDS encoding malic enzyme-like NAD(P)-binding protein: MNDDLKERALAYHCLDGVPGKVSVVPTKPCQTASDLGLAYTPGVAKPVLAIEENPEDAYKYTSKGNLVAVISNGTAILGLGDRGALASKPVMEGKGVLFKRFADIDVFDIEVDEKDPDKLIEIVKALSPTFGGVNLEDIKGPECFKVEQELIKICPIPIFHDDQHGTAIIATAGMMNACEIVGKTLADIRVVVNGAGAAGISCAKMFVAAGVKREHIVMCDSKGVIYKGRAKGMTPEKEEFATEREVRTLAEAMVDADFFMGLSVADCVTAEMLLSMAKDPVVFAMSNPNPEIDYELAVSTRSDLIMATGRSDYPNQINNVLGFPFIFRGALDVRASRITEGMKMAAALALAKLAKESVPASVEKAYGGTKFSFGRNYIVPKPFDPRVIEYEAVAVAKAACEEGVALHPITDWEAYRASLVKRMEKYWK; this comes from the coding sequence ATGAATGACGATTTGAAAGAGAGGGCATTGGCCTACCATTGCCTGGATGGAGTTCCCGGGAAAGTAAGCGTAGTGCCTACGAAGCCCTGTCAGACTGCAAGTGACCTCGGACTTGCCTATACCCCAGGTGTTGCAAAGCCTGTTTTGGCAATCGAAGAGAACCCTGAGGATGCCTATAAATATACCTCCAAGGGGAACCTCGTGGCCGTCATTTCCAACGGGACTGCAATCCTCGGTCTTGGAGACCGTGGGGCTTTGGCCAGCAAACCTGTTATGGAAGGAAAAGGTGTTCTGTTCAAGAGATTTGCCGATATTGATGTTTTTGATATTGAAGTTGATGAAAAAGACCCTGACAAGCTGATTGAAATTGTCAAAGCCTTGAGCCCCACCTTCGGTGGTGTCAACCTTGAGGATATCAAAGGACCTGAATGCTTCAAGGTTGAGCAGGAATTGATCAAGATCTGCCCGATCCCAATCTTCCATGACGACCAGCATGGCACTGCCATCATTGCGACTGCTGGGATGATGAATGCCTGTGAAATCGTAGGGAAGACCCTTGCCGATATCAGAGTCGTTGTCAATGGTGCAGGAGCAGCAGGTATTTCCTGTGCAAAGATGTTCGTTGCCGCCGGAGTCAAGCGTGAGCATATTGTCATGTGCGACAGCAAAGGTGTCATCTACAAGGGTAGGGCGAAGGGGATGACCCCTGAGAAAGAAGAATTTGCCACCGAAAGGGAAGTGCGAACTCTCGCAGAAGCCATGGTCGATGCAGATTTCTTCATGGGTCTTTCTGTTGCCGATTGTGTAACAGCTGAAATGTTGCTCTCCATGGCCAAGGACCCTGTTGTTTTTGCCATGTCCAACCCCAATCCCGAGATTGACTATGAACTGGCTGTTTCAACCCGCAGTGACCTTATCATGGCAACGGGGAGAAGTGATTATCCCAACCAGATCAACAATGTGTTGGGCTTCCCCTTTATTTTCCGCGGAGCCTTGGATGTACGTGCATCTAGGATTACCGAGGGGATGAAGATGGCTGCAGCTTTGGCCCTTGCAAAACTGGCAAAGGAAAGTGTCCCCGCTTCAGTTGAGAAAGCCTACGGTGGAACAAAGTTCAGTTTTGGACGCAATTACATTGTGCCAAAACCGTTCGACCCACGCGTAATCGAATATGAAGCAGTCGCAGTTGCGAAGGCAGCATGCGAGGAAGGCGTTGCCCTCCATCCAATCACCGACTGGGAAGCCTATCGCGCATCCTTGGTAAAGAGAATGGAAAAGTATTGGAAGTAA
- a CDS encoding Ldh family oxidoreductase, giving the protein MKFLDEYAEHYADCAWIHFPELEKFMEEALIHAGVPAADAKIIGDVLIESDKRGIDSHGIGRLKPIYIDRIDIGIMNPVTEIEVVKDQDATAVLDGHNGMGHVVGHKAMEMAIEKAKKYGMGMVAVRNSNHYGIAGYFATMATEAGMIGITGTNARPSIAPTFGVENMLGTNPLTFGLPTDEEFPFVLDCATSVSQRGKIEVYGRAGKDLPPGWVIDHEGKTRTDTKQVLEDLTTGKAALTPLGGIGDMTGGYKGYGYATIVEILCAALQDGSWMKALNGFDENHKPIPYPLGHFFIAIDPEHFMGLETFKRIAGTICRQLRASEKAPGEDYIFTAGEKEYLAWKFRNEHGCPVPPSLQKVMVTLRDRYKMDYHWDFEKK; this is encoded by the coding sequence ATGAAATTTCTGGACGAATACGCCGAACATTATGCAGATTGTGCTTGGATTCATTTTCCGGAACTGGAAAAGTTTATGGAAGAAGCTTTGATTCATGCCGGTGTACCTGCAGCTGATGCCAAGATTATCGGTGATGTGTTGATCGAAAGTGACAAGAGAGGCATCGATAGCCATGGCATCGGACGTCTCAAGCCAATCTACATTGATCGCATCGACATCGGTATCATGAATCCTGTCACAGAAATCGAGGTTGTCAAAGACCAGGATGCAACTGCAGTGCTTGACGGGCATAATGGCATGGGCCATGTCGTAGGTCATAAAGCAATGGAAATGGCAATTGAGAAAGCCAAGAAATATGGTATGGGTATGGTTGCTGTCCGTAATTCAAACCATTATGGAATAGCCGGTTACTTTGCCACCATGGCTACCGAAGCGGGGATGATCGGTATTACCGGAACCAATGCCCGTCCTTCAATCGCCCCTACCTTTGGTGTAGAGAATATGCTTGGAACGAACCCCCTCACCTTTGGCCTTCCCACCGATGAGGAATTCCCGTTTGTACTCGACTGTGCCACTTCTGTGAGCCAGAGAGGAAAGATCGAAGTCTATGGGAGAGCCGGAAAAGACCTTCCTCCAGGATGGGTCATCGACCATGAAGGGAAGACCAGAACCGATACGAAGCAAGTGCTCGAGGATTTGACTACCGGTAAAGCCGCCCTTACCCCGCTTGGGGGAATCGGAGACATGACCGGGGGCTATAAAGGCTATGGGTATGCTACAATCGTCGAAATCCTCTGTGCCGCCTTGCAGGATGGTTCCTGGATGAAGGCCCTCAACGGGTTTGACGAAAACCACAAGCCGATTCCTTATCCTCTCGGGCATTTCTTTATTGCGATCGATCCTGAGCATTTCATGGGATTGGAAACCTTCAAACGCATTGCAGGTACCATTTGCCGTCAGCTGCGTGCCAGTGAAAAGGCACCAGGCGAGGATTACATCTTCACTGCAGGGGAAAAGGAATATCTTGCCTGGAAATTCAGGAATGAACACGGATGTCCTGTTCCTCCCTCCCTCCAGAAAGTAATGGTTACCCTGCGTGATCGCTACAAGATGGATTATCACTGGGATTTCGAGAAGAAATAA
- a CDS encoding DeoR/GlpR family DNA-binding transcription regulator: MSTIPAGRHQYILSLISKNGTVNVADLATELEVSELTIRRDLDQLAKNGLVERTHGGAAARRNLPIEPDYLQKASEFPSEKEAIGRLVATLIDEGDTLYINSGSTTFEAIRAIVDLGKKVTIVTNNIDAIWLCKEQEQIRLILAGGVYRPRSHSVSGSLSSLIVSEVYANKAIIGVDGFSLTAGLSTPVLEEAETTRAMIEHTVGKVIVVACGNKVGVVSNFKTVSIDRVDVLVTDKNGGHIIEQMETREGLQILIADEKN, translated from the coding sequence ATGTCAACAATCCCTGCCGGAAGACACCAATATATACTCTCCCTTATCAGTAAAAACGGTACGGTAAACGTAGCTGATCTGGCCACAGAGCTTGAAGTCAGTGAACTCACCATCCGCCGGGACTTGGACCAGCTTGCCAAAAACGGCCTTGTCGAGCGAACACACGGTGGTGCCGCTGCAAGACGCAATCTCCCCATTGAACCTGATTACCTGCAGAAAGCTTCAGAATTCCCAAGTGAGAAAGAAGCTATCGGCCGTTTGGTCGCAACCTTGATAGACGAGGGGGATACCCTCTATATCAACAGTGGTTCCACTACCTTTGAGGCGATCAGGGCCATTGTAGATCTAGGCAAAAAAGTTACCATTGTCACAAACAACATCGATGCTATCTGGCTTTGCAAGGAACAGGAACAGATCAGGCTTATCTTGGCCGGCGGGGTCTACCGTCCCCGTTCCCATTCTGTATCCGGTTCTCTTTCTTCCTTGATAGTATCGGAAGTATATGCCAATAAAGCAATTATAGGGGTGGATGGATTTTCCTTGACGGCAGGGCTTTCAACACCCGTTTTGGAGGAAGCCGAAACTACCAGGGCCATGATCGAACATACCGTGGGCAAAGTCATCGTAGTGGCCTGCGGAAACAAGGTAGGTGTTGTCTCGAATTTCAAGACTGTCTCGATAGACAGGGTCGATGTATTGGTGACCGATAAAAACGGTGGTCACATCATAGAACAAATGGAAACCCGTGAGGGATTACAGATATTGATTGCTGATGAAAAAAACTAG
- a CDS encoding ABC transporter ATP-binding protein, which translates to MSLLEIRDLKVCYGGIVALDGISFDVNEHEIVTLIGANGAGKSTTLRSIMGLVPLSGGTITYDGEVINGLDTQKIVQKGIVLVPEGRRVFPNLTTLENLKIGAYLQDDKTVEPNLKKVYELFPRLEERHWQQAGTLSGGEQQMLAVGRALMANPRVIMMDEPSLGLAPLVVKDIFSIIKKINDAGVTVLLIEQNANVALKTADRGYVMETGTVSMTGPGRELLEDEAIKFAYLGKTR; encoded by the coding sequence ATGAGCCTGCTAGAAATACGTGATTTAAAAGTCTGTTACGGTGGAATTGTCGCCCTCGACGGAATCTCTTTCGATGTCAACGAGCACGAAATCGTAACGCTCATCGGGGCAAACGGGGCGGGGAAATCTACCACCTTGCGTTCCATCATGGGCCTTGTCCCCTTGTCTGGGGGGACCATTACCTATGACGGGGAAGTAATCAACGGCCTCGATACCCAGAAGATCGTGCAGAAAGGAATCGTGCTGGTTCCCGAGGGCCGCCGGGTTTTCCCGAATCTCACCACGCTGGAGAACCTGAAAATCGGGGCATACCTGCAGGATGACAAAACCGTAGAACCAAACCTCAAGAAGGTCTATGAATTGTTTCCCCGCCTTGAAGAGCGACACTGGCAGCAAGCCGGAACGCTTAGCGGAGGAGAACAGCAGATGCTTGCCGTCGGACGTGCCTTGATGGCCAACCCGAGGGTTATCATGATGGACGAACCTTCACTGGGGCTTGCTCCTTTGGTGGTGAAAGATATTTTTTCCATTATCAAGAAGATTAACGACGCCGGCGTTACCGTCCTGCTCATTGAACAGAATGCAAACGTCGCCCTCAAAACCGCTGACCGGGGGTATGTTATGGAAACGGGTACGGTTTCCATGACAGGGCCAGGAAGAGAACTGCTGGAAGACGAAGCTATCAAGTTCGCGTACCTAGGTAAAACCAGGTAG
- a CDS encoding ABC transporter ATP-binding protein, producing the protein MSDILLKTDHLTMQFGGVVAVDDLNIEIPTGKIVALIGPNGAGKTTAFNVITGVYSPTNGAVSFDKRIIGENHPRSKMKKLYNGTYKTFFEKQVINTPDKITYLGMARTFQNIRLFKELTVFENVLIAKHCHIKAGMLRSTFKLNKTEERTMHEESEKLLETVGLIEHRNEKASSLPYGKQRRLEIARALATGPKLLLLDEPAAGMNPKETEELALFIQEIKQSFDLTIFLIEHHMNLVMDISDKIYVLDYGKTIAVGNPKEIQNDPAVIRAYLGVEEV; encoded by the coding sequence ATGAGCGACATCCTATTGAAAACAGACCATCTGACCATGCAGTTCGGCGGTGTCGTCGCCGTCGATGACCTCAACATTGAAATTCCTACCGGAAAAATCGTCGCCCTTATCGGACCCAACGGGGCTGGTAAGACTACGGCCTTCAATGTCATTACAGGCGTATATTCTCCCACCAACGGGGCTGTATCCTTCGATAAGAGGATTATCGGGGAAAACCACCCCCGTTCGAAGATGAAGAAACTCTATAACGGGACGTACAAGACCTTTTTTGAAAAGCAAGTGATCAATACCCCAGACAAGATAACCTATCTGGGAATGGCACGCACCTTCCAGAACATCAGGTTGTTCAAGGAGCTGACGGTCTTCGAGAATGTCTTGATCGCCAAGCATTGCCATATCAAGGCAGGGATGCTTCGTTCTACCTTCAAACTGAACAAAACGGAAGAGAGAACCATGCATGAGGAGTCGGAGAAGTTACTTGAGACCGTTGGACTGATTGAACACCGGAACGAGAAAGCTTCTTCCTTGCCCTATGGAAAGCAGAGACGCCTCGAAATCGCCAGGGCTCTGGCGACAGGCCCCAAGCTTTTGCTGCTCGATGAACCGGCAGCAGGTATGAACCCCAAGGAAACAGAAGAGCTCGCCTTGTTCATCCAGGAGATCAAGCAATCGTTCGATCTTACCATCTTTTTAATCGAGCATCACATGAATCTGGTCATGGATATCTCTGACAAGATCTATGTCCTTGATTACGGCAAGACCATCGCCGTTGGGAATCCAAAAGAAATCCAGAACGACCCGGCTGTAATCAGAGCCTATTTGGGAGTGGAAGAAGTATGA
- a CDS encoding branched-chain amino acid ABC transporter permease codes for MRIKRNSLLTIISVLLLVGLLYWLNYHKAGNGMLISILQKSAILALVAVSMNLLNGFTGLFSLGQAGFMSIGAYTTAILLIPVKNLDGVYYMNGVHPAIRGLKIFIAESPVWFQEIFPYIALLIGALFAAFLAALVGMAVLRLKSDYLAIATLGLSEIVRAIFSSPQLDQVTNGSYGLNKIPAFPAMFGGLIPSMVTPFVLVTICIAFMMLLIKSSYGRAFKAIREDEIAAEAMGINIFKHEEMSFVVSSFFSALAGGLLAMYMRSIEAKTFSIPLTYDILLIVVIGGIGSVTGSILSAFLVTASKEWWLRFFDQPLNLFGWQVPLFRTGFRMIIFSILLMVVVLVYRRGLMGSNEFSWDRILAFFKRRGKKQGGAK; via the coding sequence ATGCGGATAAAACGAAACTCTCTGCTCACCATAATTTCAGTTTTGCTCTTGGTTGGTCTTCTCTACTGGCTGAATTACCATAAGGCCGGCAATGGCATGTTGATCTCCATTTTGCAAAAGAGTGCCATTCTGGCTCTGGTAGCCGTTTCCATGAACCTGCTCAATGGTTTTACTGGGTTGTTCAGCCTGGGCCAGGCAGGCTTTATGTCTATCGGTGCCTATACGACCGCAATCCTGTTGATTCCCGTCAAGAACCTTGACGGTGTCTACTATATGAATGGGGTACATCCAGCTATCAGGGGGCTGAAAATTTTCATAGCGGAATCACCGGTTTGGTTCCAGGAAATTTTCCCCTACATCGCCTTGCTCATCGGTGCTCTTTTTGCAGCCTTCCTGGCCGCCTTGGTTGGCATGGCCGTATTGAGGTTGAAAAGCGATTACCTTGCCATTGCAACGTTGGGTTTGTCCGAGATCGTACGGGCAATATTTTCTTCCCCCCAGCTCGACCAGGTAACCAATGGTTCCTACGGGTTGAACAAGATTCCAGCTTTTCCTGCGATGTTCGGTGGCTTGATTCCTTCCATGGTAACTCCTTTTGTCCTGGTGACAATCTGCATAGCCTTTATGATGCTCTTGATAAAAAGCTCCTACGGAAGAGCCTTCAAGGCGATCAGGGAAGACGAGATCGCAGCCGAAGCCATGGGAATCAACATTTTCAAACATGAAGAAATGAGCTTTGTCGTAAGTTCCTTCTTCTCAGCCTTGGCCGGTGGCTTGCTTGCCATGTACATGCGTTCCATCGAAGCGAAGACCTTCTCCATCCCCCTTACCTACGACATCCTCTTGATCGTGGTAATCGGAGGAATCGGGAGTGTTACCGGAAGCATCCTCAGTGCCTTTTTGGTTACCGCTTCCAAAGAATGGTGGCTCAGGTTCTTCGACCAGCCGCTTAATCTTTTCGGTTGGCAGGTGCCCTTGTTCAGGACTGGGTTCAGAATGATTATTTTCTCGATTCTTTTGATGGTAGTAGTACTTGTCTACCGGAGGGGCCTTATGGGCAGCAATGAATTCAGCTGGGACCGCATACTGGCCTTCTTTAAGAGGAGAGGAAAGAAACAAGGGGGTGCCAAATGA
- a CDS encoding branched-chain amino acid ABC transporter permease produces the protein MSMTTILQHCLTGISLGGAYALIAIGYTLVYGILRLINFAHGDIFMMAGYFMIFSLASMPWPIAIIVTLVVTTLMGVGIERIAYKPLRSAPRMSIMISAISVSYLLQNLATYLFTAIPRGYPEIPFLKKIYHIGDLSASFVTLLTPIITIVLVIVLMILVNKTKTGMAMRAVSKDFETAKLMGININGVISITFAIGSFLAAVGSILYFTDRMSVTPFSGTLPGLKCFVAAVFGGIGNIPGAVIGGFFIGIVETLLVALGYSTFSDAFTFLLLIVMLLVRPTGLFGEKTVEKV, from the coding sequence ATGAGTATGACAACAATCCTGCAGCATTGTCTGACAGGCATTTCACTTGGCGGAGCCTACGCTCTGATTGCTATTGGCTACACCTTAGTCTATGGCATTCTCCGTTTGATCAATTTCGCCCATGGCGATATCTTCATGATGGCCGGTTATTTCATGATTTTCTCCTTGGCAAGTATGCCTTGGCCGATTGCCATCATAGTCACCTTGGTGGTAACCACGCTCATGGGCGTAGGCATAGAACGAATAGCTTATAAACCGCTTCGCAGTGCCCCCCGCATGTCGATCATGATCAGTGCCATCAGCGTCTCCTACCTGTTGCAGAACCTGGCAACCTACCTGTTCACCGCAATTCCCCGCGGTTATCCTGAAATCCCGTTTCTCAAGAAGATTTATCATATCGGGGATCTGAGCGCCTCGTTTGTCACCTTGCTCACCCCCATTATTACCATAGTCCTGGTAATCGTTCTTATGATCCTGGTAAACAAAACCAAGACCGGTATGGCAATGCGAGCAGTAAGCAAGGACTTTGAGACAGCGAAACTCATGGGAATAAACATCAATGGCGTTATTTCCATAACCTTCGCCATCGGTTCCTTCCTGGCTGCCGTCGGGTCCATCCTCTATTTCACCGACCGTATGTCGGTAACCCCCTTTTCTGGAACCCTGCCCGGGCTTAAATGCTTTGTAGCCGCCGTCTTTGGTGGTATCGGGAACATCCCAGGCGCAGTCATCGGGGGCTTTTTCATTGGGATAGTCGAAACGTTGCTGGTCGCTTTAGGGTATTCAACATTCTCCGATGCTTTTACCTTCCTCTTGTTGATCGTAATGCTTCTCGTGCGACCGACCGGACTGTTCGGCGAAAAAACAGTGGAGAAAGTATAA
- a CDS encoding ABC transporter substrate-binding protein yields the protein MKKLTVCLLIVLLSCSALFAGGSEEKQTKEKEVVIGVFEPQTGENGGGGYQEVLGMRYANKVYPTVTINGETYKVRLVEADNKSDKTEAVTAAQSLISSGASVILGSYGSGVSIAAGDIFADNMVPAIGASCTNPQVTQGNDYYFRVCFLDPFQGTVMANYAWQEGAKKAAIITQLGDDYSSGLGNFFSKAYTALGGQVVSEQRFQTNTTDFKSILTNIKAADPEVIFAPSSIATAPLIIKQARELGITAKIMAGDTWENSSIIENAGASAEGVVLSTFFDGADPATAEAASFIKGFVPYLVENKQPEIIPAVSALGYDAYIVALKAIEKANSTEGKAIRDALTGVKVEGVTGDIVFDANGDAAKNMAFIKVVENGQFKFLKTVSVK from the coding sequence ATGAAGAAACTTACTGTTTGCTTGTTGATCGTGCTTCTTTCCTGCTCAGCTCTCTTTGCTGGCGGAAGCGAAGAGAAACAGACCAAAGAAAAAGAAGTCGTGATTGGGGTATTTGAACCACAGACCGGTGAAAACGGTGGTGGTGGATACCAGGAAGTGTTGGGCATGAGGTATGCAAACAAAGTGTACCCCACCGTGACCATCAATGGCGAAACCTATAAGGTAAGGCTCGTCGAGGCTGACAACAAGTCAGACAAGACCGAAGCTGTAACCGCAGCCCAGAGCTTGATCAGCAGCGGGGCTTCTGTGATTCTAGGTTCCTACGGTTCTGGCGTATCCATTGCAGCCGGCGACATCTTCGCTGACAACATGGTACCAGCCATCGGTGCATCCTGCACAAACCCCCAGGTAACCCAGGGAAATGACTATTATTTCCGCGTATGCTTCCTTGATCCGTTCCAGGGAACCGTCATGGCAAACTATGCATGGCAGGAAGGTGCTAAAAAAGCAGCAATTATCACCCAGCTTGGTGATGACTACTCCTCAGGGCTTGGAAACTTCTTTAGCAAAGCCTATACAGCTCTCGGCGGTCAGGTTGTCAGTGAACAGCGCTTCCAGACCAACACCACCGACTTCAAGTCAATCTTGACCAACATCAAGGCTGCAGATCCTGAAGTAATCTTTGCACCGTCCTCCATCGCAACAGCCCCGCTTATCATCAAGCAGGCCCGCGAACTTGGAATTACCGCCAAAATCATGGCTGGTGACACCTGGGAAAATTCCTCCATTATCGAAAATGCCGGAGCCAGCGCAGAAGGCGTCGTGCTCTCAACCTTCTTTGATGGTGCAGACCCAGCAACCGCAGAGGCAGCTTCCTTCATCAAGGGTTTTGTTCCCTACCTCGTAGAGAACAAGCAGCCCGAGATCATTCCTGCTGTTTCGGCTCTTGGCTATGATGCCTACATCGTCGCCCTCAAAGCAATCGAGAAAGCAAATTCCACCGAAGGCAAAGCAATCCGCGACGCCCTTACCGGTGTGAAGGTTGAAGGTGTGACCGGAGATATCGTATTCGATGCCAATGGTGATGCTGCCAAGAACATGGCCTTTATCAAAGTCGTCGAGAATGGACAGTTCAAGTTCCTCAAGACGGTCAGCGTAAAATAA